In Nocardioides sp., the following proteins share a genomic window:
- the rimP gene encoding ribosome maturation factor RimP, whose product MTRADQLRDEIETALIGPLSTLGLDVEAVEITPAGKRRILRVAVDGDGGVTLDTVADATRMVSDTLDSSDVMGEQPYTLEVTSRGIDRPLTLPRHWRRNVDRLVKVTLAGGDTFTGRIEKSDDTGATCDVEGTRRTVSYDEIAKALVQIEFNRKSEDDH is encoded by the coding sequence ATGACGCGCGCCGACCAACTACGCGACGAGATCGAGACAGCGCTCATCGGACCCCTGAGCACACTCGGTCTCGACGTCGAAGCCGTCGAGATCACGCCGGCCGGGAAACGCCGGATCCTGCGCGTCGCCGTCGACGGCGACGGCGGAGTCACGCTCGACACCGTCGCGGATGCCACCCGCATGGTCTCCGACACCCTCGACTCGTCAGACGTGATGGGGGAGCAGCCCTACACGCTCGAAGTGACCTCGCGCGGGATCGACCGTCCACTCACTCTTCCGCGGCACTGGCGCCGCAATGTCGACCGACTGGTCAAGGTGACCTTGGCCGGGGGCGACACCTTCACCGGACGCATCGAGAAGTCCGACGACACCGGCGCCACCTGCGACGTCGAGGGCACCCGCCGCACGGTGTCGTACGACGAGATCGCCAAGGCGCTCGTCCAGATCGAGTTCAACCGCAAGTCGGAGGATGACCACTGA
- a CDS encoding HAD family hydrolase, which produces MSIDAVIFDWGGTLTQWHDVDFHAESLALAQAVITTPTPDDDHHAHAARLHNAGSVIWGRSRDHQQSATIADLFTEAGLEHDEELLQAYFDFWQPHTPTDPQVRPLWEWLHNQGIKVGVLSNTIWPRAWHVGFFERDGVYDLVDGDVYTSEIAWTKPDERAFRAAMDAVGVTDPERCVYVGDRLFDDVYGAQSAGLRAIHIPHSNIPDEQRGHTEGEPDAVVRELSEIVDVIEAWRG; this is translated from the coding sequence ATGAGCATCGACGCGGTGATCTTCGACTGGGGCGGCACCTTGACCCAATGGCACGACGTGGACTTCCACGCCGAATCGCTGGCCCTGGCGCAGGCGGTGATCACCACGCCGACACCCGACGACGACCACCACGCCCATGCCGCGCGACTGCACAACGCGGGCAGCGTGATCTGGGGCCGCAGCCGCGACCACCAGCAGAGCGCCACGATCGCGGACCTGTTCACCGAGGCCGGTCTCGAACACGACGAGGAGTTGCTCCAGGCGTACTTCGACTTCTGGCAGCCCCACACGCCGACCGACCCGCAGGTGCGTCCGTTGTGGGAGTGGCTGCACAACCAAGGCATCAAGGTCGGGGTGCTCTCCAACACGATCTGGCCGCGCGCGTGGCACGTCGGTTTCTTCGAGCGCGACGGGGTCTACGACCTGGTCGACGGTGACGTCTATACCAGCGAGATCGCGTGGACCAAGCCCGACGAGCGGGCTTTCCGGGCCGCGATGGACGCTGTGGGAGTGACCGACCCCGAGCGCTGCGTCTACGTCGGGGACCGACTCTTCGACGATGTGTACGGCGCCCAAAGCGCAGGCCTGCGGGCGATCCACATCCCGCACAGCAACATCCCTGATGAGCAGCGCGGCCACACCGAGGGCGAGCCGGATGCGGTGGTGCGCGAACTGAGCGAGATCGTCGACGTGATCGAGGCGTGGCGCGGTTAG
- the rbfA gene encoding 30S ribosome-binding factor RbfA encodes MANPRVRKIADRIKVIVAEMLERRIKDPRLGFVTVTDVRVTGDTQQATIYYTVLGEDESIASTAAALESAKGLLRSEVGKQLGMRHVPALTFVADQVPEEARAMEELLARAKAHDDELAAHRGTTYAGDEDPYKKPREVADDEDDLDDLDDER; translated from the coding sequence ATGGCCAATCCTCGTGTGCGCAAGATCGCGGATCGCATCAAGGTGATCGTGGCGGAGATGCTGGAGCGCAGGATCAAGGATCCTCGTCTTGGTTTCGTGACCGTCACCGACGTCCGCGTCACCGGCGACACCCAGCAGGCAACGATCTATTACACGGTCCTCGGTGAGGACGAGAGCATCGCCAGCACGGCTGCCGCGCTGGAGTCTGCCAAGGGGCTGCTCCGCTCCGAGGTGGGCAAGCAACTCGGCATGCGCCACGTCCCCGCGCTCACGTTCGTGGCCGACCAGGTGCCCGAAGAGGCGCGCGCGATGGAAGAACTCCTCGCGCGGGCCAAGGCCCACGACGACGAGTTGGCGGCCCACCGCGGCACCACGTACGCCGGCGACGAGGACCCTTACAAGAAGCCACGCGAGGTCGCTGACGACGAGGACGACCTCGACGATCTCGATGACGAACGCTGA
- a CDS encoding molybdopterin-dependent oxidoreductase, which yields MTNTGERTVIGVCNLCEAICGLRLTVRAEPREVVAVRGNDADPLSRGHICPKGVAIGDVFSDPDRLKRPVRRVGSPEEGRWEEIGWDEAYDLVADNLAKAINSRGPDAIGVYLGNPNAHSLGSMTHGVGMIKALRTKNTFSATSVDQLPHQLVGHWMFGHQLLLPIPDLDRTQLFLVFGGNPMASNGSIMTVPDFPNRLRALHKRGGRMVVFDPRRTETAKVADEHHFVRPGSDAFVLLAMLQVIFAEGMAQPPDYLDNLSTLEAAVADFTPELAERHSHVPADDIRRLAREFATTPEAVVYGRIGLSAGEFGTICQWAINCLNIVGAKLDRVGGAMFTRPAIDVVGKGLIGRGHYDKWRSRVRQAPEALGELPVSVLREEIETPGDGQIRTLLTMAGNPVLSTPDGAGLDQALRDLDFMASIDIYVNETTRHADVILPPTTALERDHYDLVFHALAVRDTARFTQAVFAKEADQRHDWQIYREIALRTIKRLDRKPALKARAISTARLSISPTRMLTVLLRQTGSGITLKKLRSRPQGIDLGPLRPDAMPARLQTKNKRIDLAPPVVIADLDRLRTHSPAAGLVLIGRRHKQDCNSWMHNSDRLTRGRTRHELFIHPDDLAETGAADGDVVRVASRVGAVEVEAKANVDMMRGVVSLPHGYGHGLAGVLMSRSAKTPGVSINDLTDPQRLDISGNNALNGVPVRVSTL from the coding sequence ATGACGAACACAGGAGAGCGCACCGTGATCGGTGTCTGCAATCTGTGCGAGGCGATCTGCGGACTCCGGTTGACGGTGCGCGCCGAGCCGCGCGAGGTGGTGGCCGTACGAGGCAACGACGCCGACCCGCTCTCGCGTGGGCACATCTGTCCCAAAGGCGTCGCGATCGGTGACGTTTTCAGCGACCCGGACCGACTCAAGCGCCCCGTCAGGCGGGTCGGGTCACCCGAGGAGGGACGCTGGGAGGAGATCGGCTGGGACGAGGCGTACGACCTGGTCGCGGACAACCTCGCCAAGGCGATCAACAGCCGCGGTCCGGATGCGATCGGCGTCTACCTGGGCAACCCGAACGCGCACAGCCTCGGCTCGATGACCCATGGCGTCGGGATGATCAAGGCACTGCGTACGAAGAACACGTTCAGCGCCACCAGCGTGGACCAACTCCCCCACCAGCTCGTGGGGCATTGGATGTTCGGCCACCAGCTGCTGTTGCCGATCCCGGACCTCGACCGTACGCAGTTGTTCTTGGTCTTCGGGGGGAACCCGATGGCCTCCAACGGCTCGATCATGACCGTGCCCGACTTCCCTAACCGGTTGCGGGCGTTGCACAAGCGCGGCGGTCGGATGGTCGTCTTCGATCCTCGCCGCACCGAGACGGCGAAGGTCGCCGACGAGCACCACTTCGTACGTCCCGGGAGCGATGCATTCGTGCTGCTGGCGATGTTGCAGGTGATCTTCGCCGAAGGAATGGCGCAGCCGCCGGACTACCTCGACAACCTGTCGACTCTCGAAGCGGCGGTCGCGGACTTCACTCCCGAACTCGCCGAACGACACAGCCACGTGCCCGCCGACGACATTCGCCGACTTGCCCGCGAGTTCGCCACGACTCCAGAAGCCGTGGTTTACGGACGGATCGGGCTGTCGGCCGGCGAGTTCGGGACGATCTGCCAGTGGGCGATCAATTGCCTCAACATCGTGGGCGCCAAGTTGGACCGGGTCGGCGGCGCGATGTTCACCCGGCCCGCGATCGACGTGGTCGGCAAGGGACTGATCGGGCGCGGCCACTACGACAAGTGGCGTTCGCGCGTACGCCAGGCGCCTGAGGCGCTGGGCGAACTTCCCGTCTCGGTGCTGCGTGAGGAGATCGAGACACCCGGAGACGGACAGATCCGGACGCTGTTGACGATGGCGGGCAATCCGGTGCTGTCCACGCCGGACGGAGCCGGGCTCGACCAGGCTCTGCGTGACCTCGATTTCATGGCGTCGATCGACATCTATGTCAACGAGACCACCCGCCATGCAGACGTCATTCTGCCGCCGACCACGGCACTGGAGCGTGACCACTACGACTTGGTCTTCCACGCGCTCGCGGTGCGCGACACCGCTCGCTTCACCCAGGCGGTCTTCGCCAAGGAAGCCGACCAGCGCCATGACTGGCAGATCTATCGCGAGATCGCGCTCCGTACGATCAAGCGACTCGATCGCAAGCCCGCGCTGAAGGCGCGCGCGATCAGCACGGCGCGACTCAGCATCAGCCCGACGCGGATGCTGACGGTGCTGCTGCGTCAGACCGGCTCGGGCATCACGCTCAAGAAGCTGCGCTCGCGGCCACAGGGCATCGACCTCGGGCCGCTGCGCCCTGATGCGATGCCCGCGCGGTTGCAGACGAAGAACAAGCGCATCGATCTTGCCCCTCCGGTCGTCATCGCCGACCTGGACCGCTTGCGTACGCACTCCCCCGCTGCCGGGCTTGTGCTGATCGGGCGCCGTCACAAGCAGGACTGCAACTCGTGGATGCACAACTCCGACCGGTTGACCCGGGGTCGAACTCGCCACGAACTCTTCATCCACCCCGATGACCTCGCCGAGACCGGTGCAGCCGATGGCGACGTCGTACGCGTGGCTTCTCGTGTCGGTGCAGTCGAAGTCGAGGCGAAAGCCAACGTGGACATGATGCGCGGCGTGGTGTCGCTGCCCCATGGTTATGGCCATGGCCTTGCGGGCGTGCTGATGTCACGCAGCGCGAAGACGCCAGGCGTGTCGATCAACGATCTGACCGATCCGCAGCGACTGGACATTTCGGGCAACAACGCCCTTAATGGCGTCCCGGTTCGCGTATCCACGCTGTAG
- a CDS encoding PadR family transcriptional regulator, translated as MDTTQLLKGVLDLAVLAVVDAEDGYGYDVVRRLRAGGLADVGDASVYGTLRRLYAAGALTSYVVPSEEGPHRKYYGITPTGRDQLKRQRDDWQHFADTVSALLDSDLTTKGVPA; from the coding sequence ATGGATACCACCCAACTCCTCAAGGGAGTGCTCGACCTGGCGGTGCTCGCCGTGGTCGACGCGGAGGACGGTTACGGCTATGACGTCGTACGCCGCCTGCGCGCCGGCGGGCTCGCTGATGTCGGGGACGCCTCCGTCTACGGCACGCTCCGCCGGCTCTATGCCGCCGGAGCTCTCACCTCGTACGTCGTTCCCTCCGAAGAGGGGCCGCACCGCAAGTACTACGGCATCACGCCGACCGGCCGAGACCAACTCAAGCGGCAACGCGATGACTGGCAGCACTTCGCCGACACCGTCTCAGCTCTGCTCGATTCCGACCTGACCACCAAGGGAGTGCCCGCATGA
- the infB gene encoding translation initiation factor IF-2 — protein sequence MAKTRVSELAKEYGITSKEAISLLGELGEFVKTASSSVELPAVMKFKKAYGDDLLAKQASAGAAPAAADAPAPAASGSPSDAASDSGTQAAAPTPAPTPAPAAAPAKPAGPRPGPRPGPKAPAAEPTPEPAPVVETQPEPVVESKPEPPAATPPAAAVETDGSPKPPAPRPVGRPGAPRPGNNPFASSQGMGRRPAPQPGAEDIPRPPAAREGGAPGRPGMPRPNPAMMPKSPAAFGTGPAGRPGRPGAGPGRPGAPGRGAPGRPGAGAGSGAPGRGGFGGGPGGGAPGGGPGGGRGRPGQRGQTQGAFGRPGGPSRRGRKSKRARRQEFEQMEAPTIGGVRVRKGNGETVRMARGSSLTDFAEKINVDAASLVQMLFSLGEMVTATESVNDETLELLGEELNYVVEVVSPEDEDRELLESFDLEFGSDEGDEADLEVRPPVVTVMGHVDHGKTKLLDSLRNADVAKGEAGGITQHIGAYQVHADVDGEDRPITFIDTPGHEAFTAMRARGAQATDIAVLVVAADDGVMPQTVEALNHAKAAGVPVVVAVNKIDKPDSDPTKVRGQLADYGLVPEEYGGDTMFVDVSAKSQLNLDKLLEAIVLTADASLDLRANPHQDAQGLVVEAHLDRGRGPVATILIQRGTLRVGDTVVAGPAHGRVRAMLDEHGNSIDEATPSRPAMVLGLTAVPGAGQNLLVVEDDRTARQIAEKREARERAALQAQRRVRRTLEDFMASMEKGESQELNLILKGDVSGSVEALEDSLAKIDVGDEVSLRVIDRGVGAITETNVMLAAASDAIIIGFNVRPQGKATELADKEGVEIRYYSVIYQAIEEIEAALKGMLKPEFEESTLGQAEIRAIFRSSKIGNIAGCMVTSGLIRRNAKVRVIRDGAVVADNLDLASLKREKDDASEVREGFECGLVLRNFQDIKEGDIVEAFEMKEIPRS from the coding sequence GTGGCTAAGACCCGAGTGTCAGAACTCGCCAAGGAATACGGCATCACCAGCAAGGAGGCGATCAGCCTCCTCGGTGAGCTCGGTGAGTTCGTGAAGACAGCGTCCAGCAGTGTCGAACTGCCGGCCGTGATGAAGTTCAAGAAGGCTTACGGCGACGACCTGCTCGCCAAGCAGGCTTCCGCAGGTGCCGCCCCGGCCGCAGCCGACGCGCCCGCGCCGGCAGCATCCGGCTCCCCGTCTGATGCCGCATCTGATTCCGGCACGCAGGCGGCTGCGCCGACCCCCGCTCCGACGCCTGCGCCGGCCGCCGCTCCCGCCAAGCCGGCCGGACCGCGACCGGGTCCGCGACCCGGTCCGAAGGCACCGGCCGCAGAGCCGACGCCCGAGCCTGCGCCGGTCGTGGAGACCCAGCCGGAGCCGGTCGTGGAAAGCAAGCCCGAGCCGCCTGCGGCGACGCCACCGGCTGCTGCGGTCGAGACGGACGGCTCTCCCAAGCCCCCCGCGCCCCGCCCCGTCGGACGCCCTGGTGCTCCGCGCCCGGGCAACAACCCGTTTGCCTCCTCGCAAGGTATGGGTCGCCGACCGGCACCGCAGCCGGGGGCAGAAGACATCCCGCGCCCGCCGGCCGCCCGTGAGGGTGGCGCACCGGGTCGCCCGGGTATGCCTCGCCCCAACCCGGCGATGATGCCCAAGTCCCCAGCCGCTTTCGGCACCGGCCCGGCCGGTCGCCCCGGTCGTCCCGGCGCAGGTCCTGGCCGTCCCGGCGCTCCGGGGCGCGGTGCCCCGGGTCGTCCCGGTGCTGGGGCGGGTTCGGGTGCTCCCGGCCGCGGCGGCTTCGGCGGCGGTCCTGGTGGCGGTGCCCCCGGTGGTGGCCCCGGCGGTGGCCGTGGTCGTCCCGGTCAGCGTGGTCAGACCCAGGGTGCCTTCGGTCGCCCTGGTGGTCCGTCGCGTCGTGGCCGCAAGTCCAAGCGGGCTCGTCGTCAAGAGTTCGAGCAGATGGAAGCGCCCACGATCGGTGGCGTGCGCGTGCGCAAGGGCAACGGTGAGACCGTACGCATGGCGCGCGGCTCGTCCCTGACCGACTTCGCCGAGAAGATCAACGTCGACGCCGCTTCGCTGGTGCAGATGCTGTTCTCGCTCGGCGAGATGGTCACCGCGACCGAGTCCGTCAACGACGAGACCTTGGAGTTGCTGGGCGAGGAGCTCAACTACGTCGTCGAGGTCGTCTCGCCCGAGGACGAGGACCGCGAACTGCTCGAGTCCTTCGACCTGGAGTTCGGTTCCGACGAAGGTGACGAGGCGGACCTCGAAGTGCGCCCGCCGGTGGTGACCGTGATGGGTCACGTCGACCACGGAAAGACCAAGCTTCTCGACTCGCTGCGCAACGCCGACGTCGCCAAGGGGGAGGCCGGTGGCATCACCCAGCACATCGGTGCCTATCAGGTGCACGCAGACGTAGACGGCGAAGACCGTCCGATCACCTTCATCGACACCCCGGGTCACGAGGCGTTCACCGCCATGCGTGCGCGTGGTGCGCAGGCGACGGACATCGCGGTGTTGGTGGTCGCGGCAGACGATGGCGTGATGCCGCAGACGGTGGAGGCGCTCAACCACGCCAAGGCCGCCGGTGTGCCGGTCGTGGTCGCGGTGAACAAGATCGACAAGCCCGATTCCGACCCGACCAAGGTCCGCGGTCAACTGGCCGACTACGGCCTGGTGCCCGAGGAGTACGGCGGCGACACGATGTTCGTCGACGTGTCGGCGAAGTCGCAGCTCAACCTCGACAAGTTGCTTGAGGCGATCGTGCTGACGGCCGACGCGTCCTTGGACTTGCGCGCCAACCCCCACCAGGACGCCCAAGGTCTGGTCGTCGAGGCGCACCTCGACCGCGGTCGAGGTCCGGTCGCCACGATCCTGATCCAGCGCGGCACGCTGCGTGTGGGCGACACGGTCGTGGCCGGTCCGGCCCACGGTCGCGTACGCGCCATGCTCGACGAGCACGGCAACAGCATCGATGAGGCGACCCCGTCACGTCCGGCGATGGTGCTCGGTCTCACCGCGGTGCCGGGTGCCGGTCAGAACCTCCTCGTCGTCGAGGACGACCGCACCGCTCGCCAGATTGCCGAGAAGCGTGAGGCCCGCGAGCGCGCCGCCCTCCAGGCCCAACGTCGCGTACGCCGTACGCTCGAGGACTTCATGGCCTCCATGGAGAAGGGCGAGAGCCAGGAGCTCAACCTCATCCTCAAGGGCGACGTGTCCGGTTCGGTCGAGGCGCTCGAGGACTCACTGGCCAAGATCGACGTCGGCGACGAGGTGTCGCTGCGCGTGATCGATCGCGGTGTTGGTGCGATCACCGAGACCAACGTGATGCTGGCCGCGGCGTCCGACGCGATCATCATCGGCTTCAACGTCCGCCCGCAGGGCAAGGCAACGGAGTTGGCCGACAAGGAAGGCGTGGAGATCCGCTACTACAGCGTGATCTACCAGGCCATCGAAGAGATCGAGGCCGCGCTCAAGGGCATGCTCAAGCCCGAGTTCGAGGAGTCGACCCTGGGCCAGGCGGAGATCCGCGCGATCTTCCGCTCGTCCAAGATCGGCAACATCGCGGGCTGCATGGTCACGTCGGGTCTTATCCGCCGCAACGCCAAGGTGCGGGTCATTCGCGACGGCGCGGTCGTGGCGGACAACCTCGACCTGGCCTCGCTCAAGCGGGAGAAGGACGACGCGTCCGAGGTCCGCGAGGGCTTCGAGTGTGGTCTGGTGCTGCGCAACTTCCAGGACATCAAGGAAGGCGACATTGTCGAGGCCTTCGAAATGAAGGAGATCCCACGGTCGTGA
- the nusA gene encoding transcription termination factor NusA, which yields MDIDLSILRMLEREKEISFDVLVEAIEQALLTAYHKTPGASPQARVVLDRKSGRVTVLVAELDDEGNKIAEYEHTPDDFGRIAATTAKQVMLQRLKDAEDEVKFGEFSGKEGDLISGTIQQGRNPDDVMIDLGRLEALLPLGERVPGERYQHGTRIKTIVVSVRKGMRGPQVTLSRTHPNLVKKLFALEVPEIADGSVEIAAIAREAGHRTKIAVTSHVDGLNAKGACIGPMGQRVRNVMAELHGEKIDIVDWHDDPARLIANALSPSRVTSVEIVDLEARSARVVVPDFQLSLAIGKEGQNARLAARLTGWRIDIRSDEAPAPIDE from the coding sequence ATGGATATCGACCTGAGCATCCTGCGGATGCTGGAGCGCGAGAAGGAGATCTCCTTCGATGTCCTCGTCGAGGCGATCGAGCAGGCGCTGCTTACCGCCTACCACAAGACGCCCGGCGCCTCGCCGCAGGCGCGAGTCGTCCTCGACCGCAAGTCCGGACGAGTGACCGTCCTCGTGGCCGAACTCGACGACGAGGGCAACAAGATCGCCGAATACGAGCACACTCCCGACGACTTCGGCCGGATCGCGGCGACCACCGCCAAGCAGGTCATGCTGCAGCGGCTCAAGGACGCCGAGGACGAGGTGAAGTTCGGCGAGTTCTCCGGCAAGGAGGGCGATCTGATCTCCGGCACGATCCAGCAGGGTCGCAATCCCGACGACGTGATGATCGATCTCGGCCGGTTGGAGGCGCTGCTGCCCTTGGGCGAGCGGGTGCCCGGCGAGCGGTATCAGCACGGCACTCGGATCAAGACGATCGTGGTCTCGGTGCGCAAGGGCATGCGCGGTCCCCAGGTCACGCTCTCGCGTACGCACCCCAATCTGGTCAAGAAACTGTTCGCGTTGGAGGTCCCCGAGATCGCCGACGGATCGGTCGAGATCGCGGCCATCGCCCGTGAAGCCGGGCACCGGACCAAGATCGCCGTCACCTCGCACGTGGACGGGCTCAACGCCAAGGGCGCATGCATCGGACCGATGGGTCAGCGCGTACGCAATGTGATGGCCGAACTCCACGGCGAGAAGATCGACATCGTCGACTGGCACGACGATCCCGCCCGGCTGATCGCCAACGCACTCTCGCCGTCTCGGGTGACCTCGGTCGAGATCGTCGATCTCGAGGCGCGCTCGGCGCGGGTTGTCGTACCCGACTTCCAGCTTTCGCTGGCGATCGGCAAGGAGGGCCAGAACGCCCGGCTCGCGGCTCGCCTCACCGGCTGGCGCATCGACATCCGTTCCGACGAGGCGCCCGCCCCCATCGACGAATGA
- the truB gene encoding tRNA pseudouridine(55) synthase TruB, which yields MTNAEPRPGLVIVDKPAGITSHDVVARVRRLAGTRKVGHAGTLDPMATGVLVLGVGRATRLLGHLMLTEKAYAATARLGVATTTDDAEGEITATANTSAISEDDVRAAFAAFVGEIEQVPTAVSAIKVDGKRAYQRVRDGEEVVLKARPVTIHDLEVYDVVLGADVVDVTFTVRGSSGTYVRALARDAGAALGVGGHLTSLRRTAVGSFDDSLASTLDDLSEDFRLLSIADAARASFASYDLDEKQAGDVRVGRPLALSLPDLAPVAVFAPDGEFLALYAAAGADSARPVAVFVG from the coding sequence ATGACGAACGCTGAGCCGCGTCCTGGGCTGGTCATCGTCGACAAGCCCGCGGGCATCACGTCACACGATGTGGTGGCACGCGTACGCCGACTCGCGGGCACCCGCAAGGTCGGGCACGCGGGCACACTTGACCCGATGGCGACGGGTGTACTGGTCCTCGGGGTCGGCCGGGCGACCCGCCTGCTCGGTCATCTGATGCTCACCGAGAAGGCGTACGCCGCCACGGCCCGGCTCGGTGTCGCGACGACCACCGACGACGCGGAGGGTGAGATCACGGCCACGGCGAACACCAGCGCGATCTCCGAGGATGACGTACGCGCGGCCTTCGCCGCCTTCGTCGGCGAGATCGAGCAGGTTCCTACGGCCGTTTCGGCCATCAAGGTCGACGGCAAGCGGGCGTATCAGCGCGTACGTGACGGCGAGGAGGTCGTACTCAAAGCGCGTCCGGTGACGATCCACGACCTCGAGGTCTACGACGTCGTCCTGGGTGCGGATGTCGTCGACGTGACGTTCACCGTGCGGGGCTCCAGCGGAACCTACGTACGCGCATTGGCCCGCGACGCGGGCGCGGCTCTTGGTGTCGGTGGACACCTCACCTCGCTGCGTCGCACTGCTGTAGGAAGCTTCGACGACTCCCTGGCCAGCACCCTCGATGACCTTTCCGAGGACTTCCGCCTGCTGTCGATCGCGGACGCGGCGCGGGCCAGCTTCGCGTCGTACGACCTCGACGAGAAGCAGGCGGGCGACGTACGCGTCGGGCGCCCACTCGCGCTCTCCTTGCCGGATCTGGCGCCTGTGGCCGTATTCGCACCGGACGGGGAGTTCCTGGCGTTGTATGCCGCTGCCGGTGCGGACAGCGCGCGTCCCGTGGCAGTGTTCGTCGGCTGA
- a CDS encoding ferritin-like domain-containing protein: MTTVDALQRALSAEHAALYLYGVLGGRTSASAEPALSAQLVEAYDWHRARRDSLTAVLRSLGETPVAAEVAYAVSGPTDTVAGVRSVAVDIENACAQICADLVANTVGDQRLAAADALLDTGVRLTTLGEAPTALPGLSEYA; encoded by the coding sequence ATGACCACCGTCGACGCGTTGCAGCGCGCTCTGAGCGCTGAGCATGCGGCTTTGTATCTCTACGGCGTGCTGGGTGGGCGTACGTCCGCATCGGCGGAGCCGGCGTTGTCTGCCCAACTGGTGGAGGCGTACGACTGGCATCGTGCGCGGCGCGATTCGCTTACTGCGGTGTTGCGCTCCCTGGGCGAAACACCGGTGGCGGCCGAGGTGGCGTACGCCGTGTCAGGTCCGACCGACACTGTCGCCGGGGTGCGTTCGGTTGCGGTGGACATCGAGAACGCCTGCGCGCAGATCTGCGCCGACCTGGTGGCCAATACCGTCGGCGACCAACGATTGGCCGCGGCGGACGCCTTGCTCGACACGGGCGTACGCCTGACCACTCTCGGGGAGGCACCGACGGCGCTGCCCGGGTTGTCGGAGTACGCCTAA
- a CDS encoding YlxR family protein — protein MVRTSDSPARTPVRTCIGCRERAAKSELLRVVAGTDALGRPAVVPDPDAIWPGRGAHLHPTSACYDLAVRRRAFTRALRVQVGLASEPVGEHLRSQSTKTNTDQDWSTSS, from the coding sequence GTGGTTCGCACCTCGGATTCCCCTGCCCGGACGCCAGTCCGGACCTGCATCGGGTGTCGGGAACGGGCCGCGAAAAGCGAGTTGTTGCGGGTGGTCGCCGGCACGGACGCGCTCGGCCGCCCGGCCGTCGTACCCGATCCGGATGCCATCTGGCCAGGTCGTGGGGCGCACCTGCATCCCACGAGCGCGTGTTACGACCTCGCGGTGCGCCGGCGGGCGTTCACCAGAGCCCTTCGGGTTCAGGTGGGGCTGGCCAGCGAACCGGTGGGCGAGCACCTGCGCTCGCAGTCAACGAAAACGAACACCGACCAGGACTGGAGCACCAGCTCATGA
- a CDS encoding bifunctional riboflavin kinase/FAD synthetase, with the protein MQLVRSLDDIPADLAASVVTIGNFDGVHLGHQHVISLARAQADALGTDVVAVTFDPHPFAVLRPEHAPVMLSELSERAGLLRTAGADHILALPFDSDMAAWSPTDFVDRVLVAGLRAVVVVVGANFRFGRRASGDVNTLSALGEDRGFRVVAVPLDGGPQVWSSTYVRNCLAAGDVAGAAEALGRPYAVSGPVIRGDQRGRELGYPTANVAFTPGLAAPADGVYAGWLTRLDTGERFPAAISVGTNPTFEGHRKRRVEAYALDRDDLELYGTEVRVEFVERLRGMVAFDGVESLLDAMADDVARARQILSGPA; encoded by the coding sequence GTGCAACTCGTGCGCTCCCTCGACGACATCCCGGCAGACCTCGCCGCGAGCGTGGTGACCATCGGCAACTTCGACGGCGTACATCTGGGTCACCAGCACGTGATCTCGCTGGCGCGCGCGCAGGCCGACGCCCTCGGCACCGACGTGGTCGCGGTGACCTTCGACCCCCATCCGTTCGCGGTGCTGCGCCCGGAGCACGCGCCCGTGATGCTGTCCGAACTCTCAGAGCGCGCCGGACTCCTTCGTACGGCCGGGGCAGATCACATTCTGGCGTTGCCTTTCGACTCCGACATGGCGGCGTGGTCTCCGACGGACTTCGTCGATCGGGTCCTGGTAGCCGGACTGCGTGCGGTGGTCGTCGTCGTCGGGGCAAACTTCCGGTTCGGTCGGCGAGCGTCCGGAGACGTGAACACCTTGAGTGCGCTGGGGGAGGACCGCGGGTTCCGGGTCGTGGCGGTGCCTTTGGACGGCGGGCCGCAGGTCTGGAGTTCGACGTACGTCCGCAACTGCCTGGCTGCCGGAGATGTGGCGGGTGCCGCCGAGGCATTGGGACGCCCGTACGCCGTGTCCGGTCCGGTGATCCGTGGCGACCAACGTGGGCGCGAACTCGGCTATCCGACCGCCAACGTCGCGTTCACCCCGGGGCTCGCCGCGCCGGCCGACGGCGTGTACGCCGGGTGGTTGACGCGCCTCGACACCGGCGAGCGGTTCCCGGCGGCCATCTCGGTGGGCACGAACCCGACCTTCGAGGGGCACCGCAAGCGCCGAGTGGAGGCGTACGCCCTCGATCGAGATGACCTGGAGCTCTATGGCACCGAGGTTCGCGTGGAGTTCGTCGAGCGCCTGCGCGGGATGGTCGCCTTCGACGGCGTCGAATCCCTGCTGGACGCGATGGCCGACGATGTCGCGCGAGCTCGCCAGATCTTGAGCGGTCCGGCGTGA